The stretch of DNA CGCGCAGGATGGGGTGGCTGGTTCCCACCGTGGGACCGTCGATGGGGCCCGGCAGGTTGCCCACGCGGCTGGCGACAACAAGCTTGGCGCGGGNGTAGGCCATGGCTTCGCGGTCTGCGGACATGCCCGTGTCGCGGCGGAAGTCCCCGGAGCCGAAGGCGAGCCGGAAGGCTCCTTCTGCGCGGGCGATGTTATTAGCTTCCTCGATGCCGAGGGCTGATTCAACGAGGGCCAGGACGCGGGTTTTGCCGTCAAGGCGGTGGTATGTTTCTTTGACCTGTTCAGCGTTCTCGGTCTTGGCGAGCATCACACCCAGCAAGCCGGGAGTGTTGCGGAGTTCTGCAACGTCATCTGCCCAGAACTTCGAGTGAACGTCGTTGATGCGGACCCACGCCTTGCCGCCGTTACGCAGCCATTCGATGACGTCGGCACGGGCCGCGTCCTTCTTCTTGGGATCCACTGCATCTTCGATATCCAACACAACAGCATCCGCGCGCGATGCGGCGGATTCGTCAANAATCTCCGGACGCGTTGCGGGAACGAGTAGCCACGAACGGGCGATCTCGGCAGGGATGTTGCGGGTGCGGACAGGTGCGGAGGCGGCTTCGTCGCCAACAGTGGTAGACATACTTCTACCGTATACGGCAATCCTTGCTGGCGCCCTGTGCCATTCCACAATGCTTTGGCACTTCCGCTGGACAATTACACCATTTTCTCACCATGTGAAATTTATATCTCATTCTAGGGCTCTGGCATGATCATGGTGCGCAGGTCCAGCTGCCGCAACACCCTGTCAACAACCTCAGGATCTGCATCTGGCTCGTTGCGGGCACTGAGCACTTCAGTCCTGGCCGCATCCAAGGCGATGGTTTGGACAGTAATGGCTAATTCCCTGCCACGACGTCGTCGATCATCCAGACTTTCGTNTTTCAGACTGCCATCAAGCAGCTCGGCGTGCAGTCGCCGCATTTTCTNCTTCACCACTTGGAGCTTTTCTGGCGGCACGTTCTTAATCAGCTCATGGTCTCGCAGCGCAGCAATGGCTGCTTCCTGGGCACGCAAGGCCAGAACCTTGGCTGCCTCGCGCTCCTCTGTTCCGTCGTCAGTAGCCTTCAAAACACGCATGAGCCACGGCAAAGTCAGCCCCGGCAACACGAGCGTTGTCAACAGGACGGCGCAGGCCACCACGATAATTTCATGCCGTGCCGGAAACTCCGCCCCTGTGGGCAACACTGTGGGCAGGGCCAACGCCAGCGCGAGCGTTGCCAACCCACGCATGCCGCACCAGGAAAGGATCACCACGTCCTTGAAGCTAGTGGGCGGCAGGTCGCCCACGTTCCCTCTCGAGAGAAGTGCCAAGATCACGAACCACANAAACCTGACCACGATGACCAGAACACTGATGCCGATGGCCAAGGGAAGCATGGCCAAAATATCAGCGCCTTCGGACCTGATGACCTCGCGCACTTCTAGCCCCACCAGACCAAAGGCGAGCCCTGTAGCGAGCAGCTCTACAACGTCCCAAANAGCGGCGCGGGTGACACGCTCGGTGGCATCCTCCGCGCGTGCGTGGCGCTTGATCTCCAAGGCTGTGACAACAACGGCAATAACACCCGAGGCGTGCACCTCCTCGGCCAAGATGTACGCGGCAAACGGCACCACCAACGTCACC from Arthrobacter polaris encodes:
- a CDS encoding CoA ester lyase; protein product: MSTTVGDEAASAPVRTRNIPAEIARSWLLVPATRPEIXDESAASRADAVVLDIEDAVDPKKKDAARADVIEWLRNGGKAWVRINDVHSKFWADDVAELRNTPGLLGVMLAKTENAEQVKETYHRLDGKTRVLALVESALGIEEANNIARAEGAFRLAFGSGDFRRDTGMSADREAMAYXRAKLVVASRVGNLPGPIDGPTVGTSHPILREQSAITVSMGMTGKLCLAIDQTNIINEVISPTPTDVAWATDFMADFKERGGVIRDGSDLPRLGRAEXIMKLAVAYGVQPAL
- a CDS encoding sodium:proton antiporter, giving the protein MEQLILIIGLLFATVLAVGLGDKWKLPYPVLMLIMAGALTFIPGFPDLRIKPALILPIXXPPLLFATAQKSSWAVFRIRWRTIVLLAVALVTVSTVVVAGATWLLIPSIGIPAAIALGAMCAPPDPVAVESIAGRVHMPRRLITVLQSEGLFNDAAAIVIFQAAVASAMDGQPFGVGVIGKFLLGAAIAIAVGMVMGWVTGLITRLISSSVARSAVTLVVPFAAYILAEEVHASGVIAVVVTALEIKRHARAEDATERVTRAAXWDVVELLATGLAFGLVGLEVREVIRSEGADILAMLPLAIGISVLVIVVRFXWFVILALLSRGNVGDLPPTSFKDVVILSWCGMRGLATLALALALPTVLPTGAEFPARHEIIVVACAVLLTTLVLPGLTLPWLMRVLKATDDGTEEREAAKVLALRAQEAAIAALRDHELIKNVPPEKLQVVKXKMRRLHAELLDGSLKXESLDDRRRRGRELAITVQTIALDAARTEVLSARNEPDADPEVVDRVLRQLDLRTMIMPEP